GACGAAGTGCGTAAGGCAGGCGGCGAGATTCACTACGATTCTGCCGTCACCGGACTGTCAGCTAAAGACCGCGGATGTTTACTTCGCACCGAAGATGGGGTGACATTCCACGATGCCGTAATCGCATGTGCCGGACTGCAGTCAGACAAGATTGCACGGATGACAGGACAGCCATCCGATCCTGCCATTGTGCCGTTCTTTGGCCAATACTCCCTACTCGACTCCAGCATGAAAGATCTCATCAATGGCCTCGTCTATCCTGTTCCCGATCCTGCCTATCCCTTCTTGGGTGTGCACATCACCAAGAGAATCGACAATGAAGTTCTGATTGGTCCGAATGCATTTCTGTCGTTCGGCCGTGAGGATTACTCCGGTATTCATCCCAGCGTCCTTGACAGCCTGGATATAGCGCTTAACCCCGGATTCTGGCGCTTCGCGGCTCAGAATATGCATGCCGCTAAACGCGAAGTCGCCTCGGTAATCTCGAGACAAAAATTTCTTGCCGGTGCAGCTCAATACGTGCCCGCCTTGGAAGGCGCCCACACTACCCCCATTACTCGAGGAATCCGCGCCCAAGCAATGGACGGTGACGGAAACCTCGTCGACGACTTCGTCATCGAACAGAACGGACGCGCCACGCTTGTACGCAATGCCCCATCACCTGGCGCAACCTCATCGATGGCTATTGCGGAATACATCGTGGACCATATGGAATCTTCCTCAGGCCTCCGCCTCTGAAATTACTTTCCCTAATCCCTCCAATTCATCTGTATAGGAGCACTTCAATGACGCAGACTCACTCCTCTGCCAGCGGTGTTTCACCATCTCCCCAGACGGAAACATCAGAACAGGAAAAGTCACGCCTACGGAAAGTAGCGATAGCAACTGTCCTCGGGACAACAGTCGAATGGTTCGACTTCTATCTTTACGCAACTATGGCATCAATCGTATTCGGAGGCGTTTTCTTCCCCACTGAGAGCCCTGAACTCGCGACCTTGTCATCTTTCGCAACTTTTGCCGTCGGCTTCATCGCTCGCCCTTTCGGTGGAATCGTGTTCGGCCACCTAGGTGACAAGGTGGGAAGAAAGACAACGCTCGTTATTACTTTCTCTCTTATGGGCGTCTCAACGTTCCTCATTGGACTACTACCGACATACGCGCAGATCGGCGTGTGGGCACCCATTCTGCTGGTGGTTCTTCGAATTCTCGAAGGTCTCGGTGCAGGCGCGGAATATGCGGGCGCCGCCGTCAACTCGTACGAACATGCCGCTGAAGACCGTCGCGGACGACAAGGTGCATGGCCGGCTCTGGGGCTCAATATGGGATTGTTGCTATCCTCCGCTGTAATTTTCCTGATGACTCTTTCTGGGGATACTTTCCTCATGAATAACGGATGGCGTATCCCCTTCTTGGCCTCCATCATCCTCGTTGCGATTGGCTTGTGGGTGAGAAATTCGCTACCAGAATCTCCGACCTATGAGAAAGACGTCGAAAACGCCAAAGTCAAGGTCGTATTCAAGGATGTATTTACCCGCCATTGGCGTTCACTCTTGGTTGTTGTCATCATCGCCATTGGCTATAACGCGATCAGTTATATTTTCAAGACCTTCTCGCTGGCTTACCTTAAGCAATTCCAAGATGTCAGTGCTAACACAACCTCCGGTTCAGTAATGGTGGGTGCCGCCATCGCCATCATCGTGGTTCCATTCTTTGGAGCCATGTGCGACCGGTTTGGATCACGTAACGTCATTATGACCGGTGGGGCTTTTTCCGCGATCTACGCCTTCATCTTCCTCAAATTGCTGGAAAGCGGTACGGATCTGAATGCCTACATCGCTCTTGCGATCGGCACTGGCATATTGGCTCCTATGATGTTTGCCGCACAAGGCTCATTCCTATCACGGCAGTTCCCACCAGAGGCTCGTTCCACAGGTGTGGGCGCTGCTCGCGAGCTGGGCACAGCTATTGCCGGTGGCCTTGCGCCACTTGGGGCATTGTCGCTAGTTGTGGCTTCACCGACGAACTCAACAACTGGTGTGGGTATCGTTCTTGTCGCTTCAGGCCTTTTAGTCCTCATTGCTCCAATCTTCGACCAAGGCAAGCGTTACACGACGAGTAAGAACTGAATACGCGTTTCCTATCATCTTCGCGTGTGCGGGAAAGGAGGAAGCCAGCAGGCCTGCCCGAGGATTTCTCCCTGGTGGGCTGGCGAACTGGCTTCACGGCTATCGTATTGGGATTACCTCCGCGTGGACAGGTGTTGTGAATTGCCCGGGCGGGTCAGACAATTGTGGGCAGACAACAACGAGCCGCACACCGCACAGCAAAGGAGGCACCGTGTCCGACCAGTCAGCCCAGCCCAACCAGTCAGCCCAGCCCAACCAGCCGACCCAGCCAGTGAAACCACCCGTAACTGATGACGATCCACTGTTGACTGCTCCGACCACTCCGGTCACCAACGAGACGATCCGCACTCAGCTTGCGCACCGCACGATCCGCGCATTCACAGACGAGCCGGTCGCTGAAGACATCATGGACACGCTGATCGACGTGGCACGCCGCTCGCCCACCTCCAGCTTCTACCAGCAGATGACGATCATCCGTGTCACGAACGAGGACACGCGCAACGCGCTGGCCCGCAACGCGGGCCAACCCTACATTGGAGGCACGAAAGGCGAACTGGTCATCTTCGTCGCGGACCTGCATCGCAACGCCGTGATCCGCGAGCGCGCAGGCCAGCCCACCGACCCGGCATCAACGATCAACGCCTATCAGCAGGCCGGCCGCGACACTCTGATCGCCGCGCAGAACTACGTGATCGCCGCTGAATCCCTCAGGCTCGGCGCCGTCTACCTTGGCTCCATCGGCGCGAAGCCGCAGGAAACAATCGATCTGCTCGGATTACCCGCACACACCTACCCCGTTGTCGGAGTCCTGGTTGGCCACCCGGCCCAGGAACCCCAGTTCAAGCCGCGGCTCCCGCGCGAGCTGACAGTTGGCGTTGACGCATACCCTGACCTGGACTCCGATCAGGCACGCGCGGCACTGGATGACTACGACGCCCTCGTCACCCGGTACTACGACATGCGAAACCTGAACAGCCGCGTCGACTCGTTCAGCAACCAAATCATCTCGAAGTACGGCACGAGCCCATCGGAAACTGCCCCCACCATGCAGGTCATGAACGATCAGGGCCTCGTCCAGAGGTAGTCCTCAGAACCCGTCAGCTGAGCGGCTCCCAGAATCTGTCAACAGGCAGATCTCAAAGCTAGTCAGCAGGCAAATCACAAATCCTGTCAGCAGCTCGTTCTTAGAAGTAGTTCGCGGGCGTCTCCCCGCGTACGGCGCGCTTAATCGGTAAAAATGTCGCGAATGCGCAGATCAGTGCTGCCAGGGCGCAGCCGACCGTCGTCAGGAATCCTCCGATGGCGCCGAACGCATCGATCAGGTGACCACCGATCAGTGAACTGGCAGACTGGCCGACCACCCACATTGTTCCGCACAACGCCATGCCTTCGGTAAATCGGTAGGACGGCACCATACGCACAATCATTTGATTCACGTTCACCACGGTCGGTGCCTGCGCCAGTCCGGCGATGAACATGACGATCGCGGCACCCCACATGGAGTGCACGAATACCAGCATCGAACAGCCCACGGCCAGCGCAATCAGCCCGATGTAGAAACGTTTCCACAGCTCACCCTTCCAGTCGATCGCACCGTAGGTGAGGGCCGCGATCATGGATGCAGCTGAAAAACAGGCGGTGATCACGCCGGACAGTTCCTGGTGGCCCTGCTCGCCACTGAACGCCACGACCGACAGTGTCGTGATCGACAGGAACGCGCCGTAGGCCAGCTGAATGATCAGCATCGATGCGAACGCAACCGACCACAGGCCCTGGCGCGCAGCTGGTTGTGGTGGCAGGGTGTTGGTGGGCAAGTCGCCCTCGTCCGTGGTGGGTGAAGTGACGAGGGAGTCCTGCACGTCGCCATGACGGCGCAGTATTCGCGAGACCTGGCGCGCGATGGATCGGTGGCGGGTAGCGTACTGTGGGGCCGGTTCGTAGGTCGAATCTGCCAGCATGATCCACATGCCCACGCTCATGAGGACCGCAGCTAATGCCAGGGACACGAGCGGTGAAATGGAGGTGGCAAGAAAGGCTGCCAGTGGATTGCCGATCACCCACATGCACTCTTCAAGCGTGGAAGTCAAAGACAAAGCA
The sequence above is a segment of the Schaalia radingae genome. Coding sequences within it:
- a CDS encoding MFS transporter, giving the protein MTQTHSSASGVSPSPQTETSEQEKSRLRKVAIATVLGTTVEWFDFYLYATMASIVFGGVFFPTESPELATLSSFATFAVGFIARPFGGIVFGHLGDKVGRKTTLVITFSLMGVSTFLIGLLPTYAQIGVWAPILLVVLRILEGLGAGAEYAGAAVNSYEHAAEDRRGRQGAWPALGLNMGLLLSSAVIFLMTLSGDTFLMNNGWRIPFLASIILVAIGLWVRNSLPESPTYEKDVENAKVKVVFKDVFTRHWRSLLVVVIIAIGYNAISYIFKTFSLAYLKQFQDVSANTTSGSVMVGAAIAIIVVPFFGAMCDRFGSRNVIMTGGAFSAIYAFIFLKLLESGTDLNAYIALAIGTGILAPMMFAAQGSFLSRQFPPEARSTGVGAARELGTAIAGGLAPLGALSLVVASPTNSTTGVGIVLVASGLLVLIAPIFDQGKRYTTSKN
- a CDS encoding nitroreductase family protein, which translates into the protein MSDQSAQPNQSAQPNQPTQPVKPPVTDDDPLLTAPTTPVTNETIRTQLAHRTIRAFTDEPVAEDIMDTLIDVARRSPTSSFYQQMTIIRVTNEDTRNALARNAGQPYIGGTKGELVIFVADLHRNAVIRERAGQPTDPASTINAYQQAGRDTLIAAQNYVIAAESLRLGAVYLGSIGAKPQETIDLLGLPAHTYPVVGVLVGHPAQEPQFKPRLPRELTVGVDAYPDLDSDQARAALDDYDALVTRYYDMRNLNSRVDSFSNQIISKYGTSPSETAPTMQVMNDQGLVQR
- the lhgO gene encoding L-2-hydroxyglutarate oxidase, producing MTTLSFGVIGAGIIGAAVAHELTTRYPDCHISVYEKEKEAAAHQTGHNSGVVHAGLYYEPGGLKARLCRRGVSLLREFCEEHSLPYNECGKLVVALTEDEEPRLQAIFERATANGVPDVAIVGPNEIQNIEPEAVGRLALHSPHTAIVDYVAITKALIDEVRKAGGEIHYDSAVTGLSAKDRGCLLRTEDGVTFHDAVIACAGLQSDKIARMTGQPSDPAIVPFFGQYSLLDSSMKDLINGLVYPVPDPAYPFLGVHITKRIDNEVLIGPNAFLSFGREDYSGIHPSVLDSLDIALNPGFWRFAAQNMHAAKREVASVISRQKFLAGAAQYVPALEGAHTTPITRGIRAQAMDGDGNLVDDFVIEQNGRATLVRNAPSPGATSSMAIAEYIVDHMESSSGLRL
- a CDS encoding MFS transporter — encoded protein: MSAQNVTPAPETSECAADASHSSSSPADEWPSRGVKVYRSLLSIPRTPRFAFGGTIAQFPFPLVGMGMLIGVQHAYGSYGLAGALSAVVALTSAVAGPIIGRLVDNHGQRRVSIPIITIWVLADIAVMVALALRAPIWVLFALSPLLGLYAPFGSMLRARWAVALRERPQGLNSALSLTSTLEECMWVIGNPLAAFLATSISPLVSLALAAVLMSVGMWIMLADSTYEPAPQYATRHRSIARQVSRILRRHGDVQDSLVTSPTTDEGDLPTNTLPPQPAARQGLWSVAFASMLIIQLAYGAFLSITTLSVVAFSGEQGHQELSGVITACFSAASMIAALTYGAIDWKGELWKRFYIGLIALAVGCSMLVFVHSMWGAAIVMFIAGLAQAPTVVNVNQMIVRMVPSYRFTEGMALCGTMWVVGQSASSLIGGHLIDAFGAIGGFLTTVGCALAALICAFATFLPIKRAVRGETPANYF